Proteins from a genomic interval of Loxodonta africana isolate mLoxAfr1 chromosome 25, mLoxAfr1.hap2, whole genome shotgun sequence:
- the LOC100666741 gene encoding large ribosomal subunit protein eL36-like, whose product MAVRYPMAVGLRKGHKVTKNVSKPTHTRPHGSLTKHTKFVRDIIPEACGFAPYKRHAMKLLTVSKDKRTLEFIKKRVGTHTRAKRKREELSNVLAAMRKAAAKKERVHPCPCLLYPPPLPSNITKLSRKKKIYIYTHKDGITTQFLSIL is encoded by the coding sequence ATGGCTGTGCGCTACCCCATGGCTGTGGGCCTCCGCAAGGGCCACAAGGTGACCAAGAACGTTAGCAAGCCGACGCACACCCGCCCCCATGGGAGCCTCACCAAACACACGAAATTCGTGAGGGACATAATCCCGGAGGCGTGCGGCTTCGCCCCCTACAAGAGGCATGCCATGAAGCTCCTCACGGTCTCCAAGGACAAACGGACCCTCGAGTTCATCAAGAAAAGAGTGGGGACACACACCCGAGCCAAGAGGAAGCGAGAGGAGCTGAGCAATGTCCTGGCCGCCATGAGGAAGGCGGCTGCCAAGAAGGAAAGAGTGCATCCCTGCCCATGTTTGCTGTACCCTCCTCCCCTGCCAAGTAACATAACAAagctttccaggaaaaaaaaaatatatatatatactcacaaaGATGGAATCACTACACAATTTCTAAGTATTCTCTAG